CGGTTGTCCCGCATGGTGGTCCGCATCGGCGCCGTCCACGTCCATGTCCCCCTGGTCCCGGTGACCGGCGGCTTCGACAACCCCACGGACACCCTCCTCACCGTCCCCGTCCCGGCCGACGTCGAGCCGGGCCGCGTCGACGTCCAGGTGGTCACGGCCGCCGGAGTGGAGACCAACCGCGTGACCATCGAGGTCCTCGACTGAGCCACCGGGGTGAACAACACCCCCAAACCACGCATGCCGCACCCCCGAAGCTGTCTAAAACATGTCAGTACGTGGCCGGACCGTGAAAACGCCCCTGATCGTTGAGCCGTCCCCGCCTTCCGTACGTATGGTTGGTTGAGATCTCAACAGTCCAGCGGGCGAGAGGCGGCGACCGGCAGTGACTCATGGCATCCGTTCCGAGACGCACACCCTTCATGTGGGTGAGCAGCGCGGCTGGCGGGACACCGCCACGCGGTACGCCCTCGTCCCCCTGCGGATCTTCCTCGGCATCACCTTCATCTACGCCGGCATCGACAAGCTGACCGACAGCGCCTTCATGTCCGCCTCCGGCGCCGGCTCGCTCGGCGACACCATGCGTTCGGTCCGCGACTCCTCGGCGATCCCGGCCCTCGTCGACCTGGCCCTGAAGAGCCCCGTCGGCTTCGGCTACGCCATCGCCCTCGGCGAACTCGCCGTCGGCCTCGGCACGCTGGTCGGCCTGCTGACCCGTCTCGCCGCCCTGGGCGGTGCGCTGATCTCGCTCAGCCTCTGGCTGACCGTGAGCTGGGCCTCCGACCCGTACTACTACGGCAACGATCTCGCCTACCTCATGGCCTGGCTCCCCCTCGTCCTCGCCGGTGCCTCCGTCCTCTCCCTCGACTCGGTCCTCCACACCCGCCGCAGGCAGCGAACTCCGGCGTACTGACGCCACGCGCGCGGTCCGAGGCGACACCCGTTCCCGTCCGCCCGACCTCCGGCCCGGCAGGACCGGACGCTTCCCTCAGACCGGCGT
The DNA window shown above is from Streptomyces sp. NBC_00670 and carries:
- a CDS encoding DoxX family protein, with protein sequence MTHGIRSETHTLHVGEQRGWRDTATRYALVPLRIFLGITFIYAGIDKLTDSAFMSASGAGSLGDTMRSVRDSSAIPALVDLALKSPVGFGYAIALGELAVGLGTLVGLLTRLAALGGALISLSLWLTVSWASDPYYYGNDLAYLMAWLPLVLAGASVLSLDSVLHTRRRQRTPAY